In Vibrio diazotrophicus, the following proteins share a genomic window:
- a CDS encoding chorismate lyase translates to MNQSISLYLTALSQVNWLSPDEFTFPDPNAKAWLLEQGSLSRRLSDNCQQLTVELLHNQWVESSFLDKSESELLPTEPCLLRKVILQGDGKPWIVGRTLIPKSSVQDQSHNLELQGEIPLGLTVFSADNVKRDELLVGWAETPDGLLLARRSRLWMNNKPMLVAELFLSDSPAYFF, encoded by the coding sequence ATGAATCAATCAATTTCGCTGTACCTGACTGCTTTAAGCCAAGTGAACTGGTTATCGCCAGACGAATTCACATTTCCAGATCCTAATGCAAAAGCTTGGTTGCTAGAGCAGGGGTCACTTTCCCGTCGATTATCGGACAACTGTCAACAACTGACGGTTGAGTTGCTACACAACCAGTGGGTGGAATCTTCGTTTCTGGACAAGAGCGAATCTGAACTGTTGCCAACAGAACCGTGTCTTTTGCGAAAAGTCATTCTACAAGGAGATGGTAAGCCTTGGATAGTCGGAAGAACATTGATTCCAAAATCATCAGTTCAGGATCAATCGCATAATCTTGAACTCCAAGGTGAAATACCACTTGGACTGACAGTATTCAGTGCTGATAATGTTAAGCGCGATGAGTTGTTGGTGGGGTGGGCTGAAACACCAGATGGCTTGCTTTTAGCGCGACGTTCACGTTTATGGATGAACAATAAACCTATGTTAGTGGCTGAATTATTTCTGAGTGATTCCCCTGCTTATTTTTTCTAA
- the ubiA gene encoding 4-hydroxybenzoate octaprenyltransferase has product MSAVKAKAYWQLMRMDRPIGSLLLLWPTIWALILSAQGFPDIKVLIVFVLGVFMMRSAGCVINDFADRKVDGHVKRTSQRPLPSGKVSAKEAVILFLALSIASFLLVLTMNPLTVQLSFAGLVLAFIYPFMKRFTHLPQLFLGLAFSWSIPMAWAAQANELPLIVWFVFAINVVWTVAYDTQYAMVDRDDDLVIGIKSTAILFGRYDKMIIGGLQLLTIAMLIMLGNYYQLGASYYWGLLVAGGLFVYQQHLIRHRERQPCFQAFLNNNYVGMVVAAGLLISYF; this is encoded by the coding sequence ATGAGCGCTGTAAAGGCAAAGGCGTATTGGCAGCTAATGCGAATGGATCGTCCTATTGGTTCATTGCTGCTTCTGTGGCCTACCATCTGGGCACTTATTTTATCGGCTCAAGGTTTTCCAGACATCAAGGTTCTTATCGTATTCGTCTTAGGTGTCTTTATGATGCGTTCGGCTGGATGTGTGATCAATGATTTCGCCGATCGAAAAGTCGATGGGCATGTAAAGCGCACGTCTCAGCGTCCTTTACCATCAGGAAAAGTGTCAGCAAAAGAGGCGGTGATTTTGTTCCTCGCGTTATCTATTGCGTCGTTTCTGTTGGTATTGACCATGAATCCGCTGACAGTTCAGCTTTCCTTCGCGGGTTTAGTGCTTGCCTTCATCTATCCCTTTATGAAGCGATTTACTCACTTGCCTCAGCTGTTTCTGGGTTTAGCCTTCAGTTGGTCTATTCCTATGGCATGGGCTGCACAGGCTAATGAACTGCCGTTAATTGTCTGGTTTGTTTTTGCGATTAATGTGGTGTGGACCGTTGCTTACGACACCCAATATGCCATGGTCGATAGAGATGATGATTTGGTCATTGGCATAAAGTCGACAGCCATTCTCTTTGGCCGGTATGACAAAATGATCATCGGTGGCTTACAGCTTCTGACGATTGCGATGCTGATTATGCTAGGCAATTATTATCAGTTGGGTGCGAGCTACTATTGGGGCTTGCTAGTGGCTGGCGGATTGTTCGTTTATCAGCAGCATTTGATCCGTCATCGAGAAAGACAGCCTTGTTTTCAGGCATTCTTAAACAACAACTATGTGGGCATGGTCGTTGCGGCTGGATTGCTGATTTCATACTTCTGA
- the plsB gene encoding glycerol-3-phosphate 1-O-acyltransferase PlsB: MSSGQSLSRSLLKLPTTLLVKGTVIPSNPIEDIGIDISKPIIYVLPFRSNIDLLTLQTHAKDAGLPDPLSPLEIQGKTLKRYVFISSRPTLLQNDSHVPSDSIATFTELLALHHNDQELDVQVIPASVLWGRKPGKEGSEKPYLQPMNGLQKAQAVILAGRDCLVRFSPVVSLRHMANSHGTDEAIAHKLARVARIHFSRQKLAASGPNLPQREVLFRRLMQSPAIDKAIRDEAQAKNISIEKARKAAHDIMDEIAADFSYSLVKKGSRVLRWLWNRLYQGLNINNASTVRRLAQDGHEIVYVPCHRSHMDYLLLSYVLYNEGLVPPHIAAGINLNFFPAGPIFRRGGAFFLRRSFKGNKLYSTIFREYLAELFSKGYSVEYFSEGGRSRTGRLLTAKTGMLAMTIQAMLRGLNRPVTLVPVYIGYEHVMEVSTYAKELRGKQKEKENAGLVLRTIRKLRNFGKGYVNFGEPIPLNQFLNEQVPTWTQDIDPIGATKPQWMNPVVNKLATKMMTHINDAAATNALTLCATALLASRQRALSRDTLINQIDCYLNILRNVPYSNTSTIPDDNAESLVNHAESLDKFVIESDTMGDIISLDRNQSILMTYYRNNIIHLLALPSLIAQMLIRQQKLSVEKIQENVALIYPFLKQELFLSLDSEQLAEKVTHYLDELQRQDLISINYGMVTINQAKTQVLMLLGRTISETLQRYAIALNLLVENPELGKSDLEAKSQEIAQRLGRLHGINAPEFFDKGVFSALFVTLKSEGYLDNDGECNVEQTKRLAKKLYGMLYPEVRLTIQESIYQYDQHLVK, from the coding sequence ATGTCTTCTGGACAATCACTATCACGTTCGCTTTTAAAGTTACCGACAACGCTACTAGTAAAAGGGACTGTAATTCCTTCAAATCCGATTGAAGATATCGGCATCGATATTAGCAAGCCAATCATTTACGTACTACCTTTCCGTTCAAATATTGATTTGCTGACACTGCAAACTCACGCGAAAGACGCAGGCTTGCCGGATCCACTTTCTCCACTAGAAATTCAGGGTAAGACTCTAAAACGTTACGTGTTTATCTCTTCTCGTCCGACGTTGCTACAGAATGATAGCCATGTACCAAGCGATTCCATCGCAACGTTCACTGAGCTTCTGGCTCTACATCACAATGATCAAGAACTTGATGTACAAGTGATTCCAGCATCGGTTCTATGGGGAAGAAAACCGGGCAAAGAAGGCAGCGAAAAGCCATACCTGCAACCCATGAATGGTTTACAGAAAGCACAAGCGGTTATTCTCGCTGGACGAGATTGTTTGGTGCGCTTTAGCCCAGTGGTATCACTGCGTCATATGGCAAATTCGCACGGTACTGATGAAGCCATTGCACATAAACTCGCTCGCGTGGCACGTATTCACTTCTCTCGTCAGAAATTAGCGGCTTCCGGTCCTAATCTTCCTCAACGAGAAGTGTTGTTCCGCCGATTGATGCAGTCCCCTGCGATTGATAAAGCGATTCGGGACGAGGCCCAAGCTAAAAACATTTCAATTGAGAAGGCTCGCAAAGCTGCCCATGACATCATGGATGAAATTGCGGCAGACTTCTCTTACTCCTTAGTGAAAAAAGGCAGTCGTGTTTTGCGCTGGCTTTGGAACCGTTTATACCAAGGCTTAAACATCAACAATGCTTCAACCGTACGCCGCTTGGCGCAAGACGGGCATGAGATAGTTTATGTTCCTTGTCACCGCAGTCATATGGACTACTTACTGCTGTCTTACGTTTTGTACAACGAAGGCTTAGTACCACCGCATATTGCTGCGGGCATCAACCTAAACTTCTTCCCAGCAGGCCCGATATTCCGCCGTGGTGGAGCATTCTTCTTGCGTCGCAGCTTTAAAGGCAACAAGCTGTATTCCACCATTTTCCGTGAATACCTAGCGGAGTTGTTCTCTAAAGGTTACTCGGTTGAATATTTCAGTGAAGGTGGCCGCTCACGTACAGGTCGCTTGCTGACGGCGAAAACAGGTATGCTGGCAATGACCATTCAAGCGATGCTGCGCGGATTAAATCGCCCGGTAACACTTGTGCCAGTCTACATTGGTTACGAGCACGTAATGGAAGTCAGTACCTACGCCAAAGAACTGCGCGGTAAGCAAAAAGAGAAAGAGAACGCGGGTTTAGTACTGCGTACTATTCGCAAACTGCGTAACTTCGGTAAAGGTTATGTGAACTTTGGTGAGCCAATTCCATTGAACCAATTCTTGAATGAGCAAGTACCGACTTGGACTCAAGATATCGACCCTATCGGAGCAACGAAACCACAATGGATGAACCCAGTGGTGAACAAGCTTGCGACTAAGATGATGACGCACATTAACGACGCAGCAGCAACTAATGCGCTAACGTTGTGTGCAACGGCTCTACTTGCTTCTCGTCAACGTGCTCTATCGAGAGACACACTGATCAACCAGATTGATTGCTACTTGAACATTCTGCGTAATGTTCCTTATTCCAACACTTCTACGATTCCTGATGACAATGCCGAAAGCTTGGTGAATCATGCCGAATCGCTCGACAAGTTTGTGATTGAGTCCGATACCATGGGCGACATTATTTCTTTAGATCGTAACCAGTCGATTCTGATGACTTACTATCGCAACAATATCATTCACTTACTTGCACTGCCGTCTTTGATTGCTCAAATGCTGATTCGTCAGCAGAAACTCAGCGTAGAGAAAATTCAGGAAAATGTTGCGCTTATCTACCCGTTCTTGAAACAAGAGCTTTTCCTAAGTCTTGATAGCGAGCAATTAGCTGAGAAAGTGACACACTACTTGGATGAGTTACAACGCCAAGATTTAATCTCAATTAATTATGGTATGGTTACGATTAACCAAGCGAAAACCCAAGTGTTGATGCTGCTAGGTCGCACGATTTCAGAAACACTGCAACGTTATGCGATTGCTCTGAACTTGCTAGTAGAGAACCCAGAACTTGGTAAGTCAGATTTAGAAGCGAAGAGCCAAGAGATTGCTCAGCGTCTCGGTCGTCTGCACGGCATTAACGCTCCAGAGTTCTTCGACAAAGGTGTGTTCTCAGCACTGTTTGTGACGTTGAAATCGGAAGGCTATTTAGACAATGATGGTGAATGTAACGTTGAGCAGACAAAACGTCTGGCTAAGAAGTTATACGGTATGCTTTATCCAGAAGTAAGGCTGACCATTCAAGAAAGTATTTATCAATACGACCAGCATCTTGTGAAATAA
- a CDS encoding diacylglycerol kinase, with protein sequence MRLFKATGYSYKGICAAFKHEAAFREEVLLAAVAIPFAIWLDVSQVERILMISSVLLIVLVELLNSALEAVVDRVGQEHNELSGRAKDMGSAAVFIAMIIAGYIWLEALFI encoded by the coding sequence ATGCGCCTTTTTAAAGCAACAGGTTATTCGTACAAAGGTATCTGTGCGGCATTCAAACATGAAGCGGCCTTTCGTGAAGAAGTATTGCTAGCGGCTGTCGCCATTCCTTTCGCCATTTGGTTAGATGTGTCGCAAGTTGAACGCATTCTAATGATATCGAGCGTGCTACTGATTGTGTTGGTGGAGTTATTAAATAGCGCACTGGAAGCGGTGGTCGATCGTGTTGGTCAGGAGCACAATGAGCTATCAGGACGAGCCAAAGATATGGGGTCTGCTGCGGTATTTATTGCGATGATTATTGCTGGTTATATTTGGCTCGAAGCCCTATTTATCTAA
- the lexA gene encoding transcriptional repressor LexA produces MKPLTPRQQQVFDLIKSKIDETGMPPTRAEIARELGFRSANAAEEHLKALARKQAIEIVPGASRGIRILLEAANEEEQGLPLIGRVAAGEPILAQEHVESHYQVDPNMFRPHADFLLRVHGESMKDIGILDGDLLAVHKTQDVRNGQVVVARVEDDVTVKRLERRGSKVLLHAENEEFSPIEVDLTCQNLSIEGIAVGIIRNTDWM; encoded by the coding sequence ATGAAGCCGTTAACGCCACGCCAGCAACAAGTTTTTGATCTAATCAAAAGCAAAATAGATGAAACAGGAATGCCACCGACTCGTGCTGAAATTGCACGTGAACTGGGTTTTCGTTCTGCAAACGCAGCAGAAGAACATTTGAAAGCTCTTGCTCGTAAACAAGCAATTGAAATTGTGCCGGGAGCTTCTCGTGGTATCCGTATTCTATTGGAAGCGGCGAACGAAGAAGAGCAAGGTTTACCTCTAATCGGTCGCGTAGCGGCTGGTGAGCCTATCTTGGCTCAAGAGCATGTAGAATCCCATTACCAAGTGGATCCAAACATGTTCCGTCCACACGCTGATTTTCTATTACGCGTTCACGGCGAGAGTATGAAGGACATCGGTATTTTGGATGGCGACTTACTTGCTGTGCATAAAACTCAAGACGTACGTAACGGTCAAGTTGTTGTGGCTCGAGTTGAAGATGATGTGACGGTTAAACGTTTAGAGCGTCGTGGTTCAAAAGTGTTACTTCATGCTGAGAACGAAGAGTTTTCTCCAATTGAAGTCGATTTAACCTGTCAGAATCTATCTATTGAAGGTATTGCGGTTGGTATTATTCGTAATACTGACTGGATGTAA
- a CDS encoding class I SAM-dependent methyltransferase, translating into MRSPHKQNSQRYQIPTSLVQPLWLRGRESLVDNGLVYDPIAATACQRCHLAPDCISGDIDQKQLLHVTLTQLCDKQVHQFLDAHPDGWIVNVGAGLDTRFYRIDNGRCHWIELDVTENLVWRQKLFHRSERYLHQCGSVGEIDWLERLPIPEYAAVLILCEHALLDCDSIQASRFIRSLGLNFANASACLVLAGDKTCTPLGQKMGSGTYAHGFATPKQAVMNCLPWARQVTMASPLDSNCGRWKFWQRVLSKFAGLKQRFTPVVVQVHW; encoded by the coding sequence ATGCGCTCCCCCCACAAGCAAAACTCACAACGCTATCAAATCCCTACCAGTTTGGTTCAACCACTATGGCTACGCGGTCGTGAAAGCTTGGTCGATAACGGCCTTGTTTATGATCCTATTGCAGCCACCGCCTGCCAACGTTGTCATTTAGCACCGGATTGCATCAGTGGCGATATCGATCAGAAGCAACTCCTTCATGTCACCCTCACTCAACTGTGTGACAAACAAGTACATCAATTTTTAGATGCACATCCTGATGGATGGATTGTTAACGTCGGTGCTGGCTTGGATACACGTTTCTACCGAATTGATAACGGACGTTGTCATTGGATTGAGTTGGATGTGACTGAGAATCTGGTGTGGCGACAAAAGCTGTTTCACCGCAGTGAACGATATTTACATCAGTGTGGAAGTGTTGGGGAAATTGATTGGTTAGAACGTTTACCAATCCCAGAGTACGCGGCAGTTTTAATTCTGTGTGAACATGCGCTACTTGATTGTGATTCGATACAAGCATCGAGATTTATTCGATCTTTAGGACTCAATTTTGCTAATGCGAGCGCTTGTCTAGTGCTGGCAGGAGATAAAACCTGTACCCCCTTGGGACAGAAAATGGGTTCAGGCACGTATGCTCATGGATTTGCTACTCCAAAACAGGCGGTGATGAATTGTTTACCTTGGGCGCGACAAGTAACAATGGCTTCCCCATTAGATAGCAATTGTGGGCGTTGGAAATTCTGGCAACGTGTATTGAGTAAATTTGCTGGATTAAAACAACGATTTACACCAGTTGTTGTTCAAGTACATTGGTAG